The Anopheles coluzzii chromosome 2, AcolN3, whole genome shotgun sequence genome window below encodes:
- the LOC120948749 gene encoding ATP-binding cassette sub-family C member 4-like isoform X1: MEATRVRLSPNPRQKANFLSVLTFWWTVDMFRKGYNQTFDISDLYTPLEEDRADRLGNRLERQWHRQLEQQRHTPSHSPSLVRAIFRTLWKEWVTLSVLAFFAEVVLRLLQPIFLGRMLLYFREGSNVTREDALYYACCMVAVRAIIVLCDNQYGIISVLTGVKAKIAVCSVVYRKSLRLARNALGDTSPGKMVNLMSNDVNRFDIASYLVCFMWTSPLVMLLASVLLWYEIGWSGVAGLVAIVIITPIQSYTGTLTSRYRLRTALKTDERIRLMDEIIAGIAVIKLYAWERPFAKLISQARRNEMREVLKSGYLRALYMSFQLFTTRAAILGVMLAFIALDEDITAAKVFVAASYLSNVSYTMAGLFGRGIAELGEGLVATRRLQRFLEYDEVQAPAQANQATGKEKENGTVSEARRLLNEPTDGPLPDGVAIQLRALTARWTLPGEVDSERVKVVPPATLSELSVQFRRGSLIGIVGPVGSGKSSVLQVLLRELPVESGRLQLARGCSIAYASQEPWLFTGSLRQNVLFGEQLDQYRYRQVLKVCALQPDLAHLPAGDMTVIGERGVSLSGGQKARICLARAVYRQADVYLLDDPLSAVDAHVAKHLFELCIGNGGFLKRRNPNATRILVTHQVHFLKQADWVVVMKEGRVEAQGTPQELQQRGIELEHLEPSSECMDGDASTHPASNRTISHTSTASTVTVDSVTLEEFNAGDGDEQEAAKNKFEASSQGTVPGSVFLQYASSAGSWLIFVGLVLLFAITQLIVSVADWWLSYWTGLEETAGSGRPIAPDRNQTEQQQTGDPTSHQLSRDMCVLVHATLVGTIFFVAILRAFGFYKACARASQSIHDAVFSGFIGARMRFFETNASGRILNRFSKDMGAMDDMLPKSILDATQTLLMFAGAMLVVVFVQPFFMVPIMLLFVVLLFARRVYLRTSQNTRRLEGITRSPIFTHIAATLTGLPTIRAYGVQELLIREFDTHQNVNTGAYFMFHSGRIAFGLFLDSIFFLFLAIVTFSYLMLDEDAVGARVGLAITQIGSIGSQLQFGIRQSAEMFNHLIAVERLLEYRELPAERSQTVAPLPVVPVPADWPQHGRIEFRNVSFRYAEHDVAVLHRLSFAVAAQEKVGIVGRTGAGKSSLIAALFRMALVEGDILIDGTDTAHVPLEQLRSHISIIPQDPVLFSGTLRRNLDPFESYPDAALWRALELVELRELASESSAGLGLQAYVAAGGQNFSVGQRQLLCLARAILRGNRILVLDEATANVDPDTDRLIQRTIREQFAQCTVLTIAHRLNTIMDYDRVLVMSDGTAVEFGRPAELLAREDGAFRSIVLATGRDEADSLMKMVHNLEQGAAGGIMKQ; this comes from the exons ATGGAAGCGACGCGCGTTCGGCTTAGCCCGAATCCTCGCCAGAAGGCAAACTTCCTCTCAGTGCTAACCTTCTGGTGGACGGTGGACATGTTCCGGAAGGGCTACAATCAAACGTTTGATATCAGCGATCTGTACACaccgctggaggaggatcGTGCCGATCGGTTGGGCAATCGTTTGGAACG ACAGTGGCACCGgcagctcgagcagcagcgccaCACGCCATCCCACAGCCCCTCCCTAGTAAGGGCCATCTTCCGGACGCTGTGGAAGGAATGGGTCACCCTGTCCGTGCTGGCGTTCTTTGCCGAGGTTGTGCTGCGCCTGCTGCAGCCGATTTTTCTCGGCCGAATGCTGCTCTACTTCCG CGAAGGATCGAACGTGACGCGCGAGGACGCACTGTACTACGCCTGTTGCATGGTGGCGGTGCGGGCCATCATCGTCCTGTGCGACAACCAGTACGGCATCATCTCGGTGCTGACCGGGGTGAAGGCGAAGATTGCTGTCTGCAGCGTGGTGTACCGGAAGTCGCTGCGGCTGGCGCGCAACGCGCTCGGCGACACCTCGCCCGGGAAGATGGTGAACCTGATGTCGAACGATGTGAACCGGTTCGATATCGCGTCCTACCTGGTCTGCTTCATGTGGACGTCCCCGCTGGTGATGCTGCTCGCCTCCGTGCTGCTCTGGTACGAGATCGGTTGGTCCGGTGTGGCCGGGCTGGTGGCGATCGTCATCATTACGCCGATACAGT CATACACTGGCACGCTGACGTCACGGTACCGTTTGCGCACCGCACTCAAGACGGACGAGCGCATCCGGCTGATGGACGAAATCATTGCCGGCATCGCCGTCATCAAGCTGTACGCCTGGGAGCGACCGTTCGCGAAGCTCATCTCCCAGGCACGGCGCAACGAGATGCGGGAGGTGCTGAAGAGCGGCTACCTGCGGGCACTGTACATGTCCTTCCAGCTGTTCACCACCCGGGCCGCCATACTGGGCGTGATGCTGGCGTTCATAGCGCTCGACGAGGACATTACCGCGGCGAAGGTGTTCGTCGCCGCCAGCTACCTGTCCAACGTGTCCTACACGATGGCGGGCCTGTTCGGCCGGGGCATTGCCGAGCTGGGGGAAGGGCTGGTGGCGACCCGGCGGCTGCAGCGCTTTCTCGAGTACGATGAGGTGCAGGCGCCTGCACAAGCGAACCAAGCCACTGGAAAGGAGAAGGAAAATGGCACCGTGAGTGAGGCGCGCCGTTTGCTGAACGAACCAACGGACGGGCCGCTGCCGGACGGGGTGGCCATCCAGCTGCGTGCGCTGACCGCCCGCTGGACCCTGCCGGGTGAGGTGGACAGCGAGCGGGTGAAGGTCGTGCCGCCGGCGACCCTGTCCGAGCTGAGCGTTCAGTTTAGGCGGGGCAGCTTGATCGGCATCGTCGGGCCGGTCGGTTCGGGCAAGAGCTCCGTGCTGCAGGTGCTGCTGCGGGAGCTACCGGTCGAGAGTGGCCGTTTGCAGCTGGCCCGCGGCTGCTCGATCGCTTACGCCAGTCAGGAACCATGGCTGTTTACCGGCAGTTTGCGGCAGAACGTTCTGTTCGGTGAACAGCTCGACCAGTACCGCTATCGGCAGGTGCTGAAGGTTTGCGCCCTGCAGCCGGATCTGGCCCATCTGCCGGCGGGTGATATGACCGTGATTGGCGAGCGAGGCGTTTCGCTGTCCGGTGGCCAGAAGGCACGCATCTG CTTGGCCCGGGCCGTCTACCGGCAGGCGGACGTGTATCTGCTGGACGACCCGCTCAGTGCGGTGGATGCGCACGTCGCCAAACACCTGTTCGAGCTGTGCATCGGCAACGGGGGCTTCCTGAAGCGGCGCAACCCGAACGCAACGCGCATACTGGTGACGCATCAGGTTCACTTTCTGAAGCAGGCGGACTGGGTCGTTGTCATGAAGGAG GGACGGGTAGAGGCGCAAGGCACACCGCAGGAGCTGCAGCAGCGTGGCATCGAGCTGGAACATCTGGAGCCGTCGTCCGAATGCATGGACGGGGACGCGTCCACGCATCCCGCTAGCAATCGCACGATTTCACACACCTCCACCGCGTCCACCGTGACGGTGGACAGTGTAACGCTCGAGGAGTTCAATGCCGGCGACGGGGACGAGCAGGAAGCGGCCAAGAACAAGTTCGAAGCGTCCTCGCAAGGAACCGTCCCGGGCTCGGTGTTTCTGCAGTACGCGTCCAGTGCCGGCAGCTGGCTGATCTTTGTCGGACTGGTGCTCCTGTTCGCCATCACGCAGCTGATCGTGAGCGTGGCCGACTGGTGGCTGTCCTACTGGACCGGGCTGGAGGAAACTGCCGGCTCAGGGCGACCCATTGCGCCCGATCGCAATCaaaccgagcagcagcagaccgGCGATCCCACCAGCCACCAACTCAGCAGAGATATGTGCGTTCTCGTGCATGCCACACTGGTGGGCACCATCTTTTTCGTGGCCATACTGCGTGCCTTTGGGTTTTACAAGGCGTGCGCCCGTGCCTCACAGTCCATCCACGATGCCGTGTTTTCGGGGTTCATCGGCGCCCGGATGCGCTTCTTCGAGACGAACGCGTCCGGCCGCATCCTGAACCGCTTCTCCAAGGATATGGGCGCGATGGACGACATGCTGCCCAAGTCGATACTGGACGCCACGCAAACACTGCTCATGTTTGCCGGCGccatgctggtggtggtgtttgtgcAACCGTTCTTCATGGTACCGATCATGCTGCTGTTCGTGGTGCTACTGTTTGCGCGCCGAGTGTACCTGCGCACGTCACAAAACACGCGCCGGCTCGAGGGAATAA CCAGATCGCCCATCTTCACGCACATTGCGGCCACCCTGACCGGGCTGCCGACGATACGGGCCTACGGCGTGCAGGAGCTACTCATCCGCGAGTTCGACACGCACCAGAACGTGAACACCGGCGCGTACTTTATGTTTCACTCGGGGCGCATCGCGTTTGGCCTCTTTCTCGACAGCATCTTCTTTCTGTTTCTCGCGATCGTCACGTTCAGCTACCTGATGCTGGATGAGGATGCGGTCGGTGCGCGCGTCGGCCTCGCCATCACGCAGATCGGTAGCATCGGCAGCCAGCTCCAGTTCGGCATCCGGCAGAGCGCGGAAATGTTTAACCATCTGATCGCGGTCGAGCGGCTGCTCGAGTACCGGGAGCTGCCGGCCGAACGGTCCCAAACCGTAGCCCCGCTGCCGGTCGTTCCGGTGCCAGCCGATTGGCCGCAGCACGGGCGGATCGAGTTCCGAAACGTTAGCTTCCGCTATGCCGAGCACGATGTGGCCGTGCTGCACCGGCTTAGCTTTGCGGTTGCCGCCCAGGAAAAGGTGGGCATCGTGGGCAGGACGGGCGCGGGCAAGTCCTCCCTCATTGCCGCCCTGTTCCGGATGGCGTTGGTCGAGGGTGACATACTGATCGATGGCACCGACACGGCGCACGTCCCGCTGGAGCAGCTCCGCTCGCACATCTCCATCATACCGCAGGATCCGGTCCTGTTCTCCGGCACGTTGCGCCGCAATCTCGATCCGTTCGAGAGCTACCCGGACGCGGCGCTGTGGCGGGCGCTCGAGCTGGTGGAGCTGCGCGAGCTGGCGAGCGAATCGTCGGCCGGGCTGGGACTGCAGGCGTACGTGGCGGCGGGCGGGCAAAACTTTAGCGTCGGCCAGCGGCAGCTGCTCTGTCTGGCGCGTGCGATCCTGCGCGGCAATCGGATACTGGTGCTGGACGAGGCGACCGCCAACGTGGACCCCGATACGGACCGGCTGATACAGCGCACGATCCGGGAGCAGTTCGCCCAGTGCACGGTGCTGACGATCGCGCACCGGCTCAACACGATCATGGACTACGACCGGGTGCTGGTGATGAGCGACGGTACGGCGGTCGAGTTTGGGCGGCCGGCCGAGCTGCTGGCAAGGGAGGATGGTGCGTTCCGCAGCATCGTGCTGGCCACTGGGCGGGACGAGGCGGACAGTCTCATGAAGATGGTGCACAATCTCGAGCAGGGCGCAGCGGGGGGAATAATGAAGCAGTGA
- the LOC120948749 gene encoding ATP-binding cassette sub-family C member 4-like isoform X2: MVAVRAIIVLCDNQYGIISVLTGVKAKIAVCSVVYRKSLRLARNALGDTSPGKMVNLMSNDVNRFDIASYLVCFMWTSPLVMLLASVLLWYEIGWSGVAGLVAIVIITPIQSYTGTLTSRYRLRTALKTDERIRLMDEIIAGIAVIKLYAWERPFAKLISQARRNEMREVLKSGYLRALYMSFQLFTTRAAILGVMLAFIALDEDITAAKVFVAASYLSNVSYTMAGLFGRGIAELGEGLVATRRLQRFLEYDEVQAPAQANQATGKEKENGTVSEARRLLNEPTDGPLPDGVAIQLRALTARWTLPGEVDSERVKVVPPATLSELSVQFRRGSLIGIVGPVGSGKSSVLQVLLRELPVESGRLQLARGCSIAYASQEPWLFTGSLRQNVLFGEQLDQYRYRQVLKVCALQPDLAHLPAGDMTVIGERGVSLSGGQKARICLARAVYRQADVYLLDDPLSAVDAHVAKHLFELCIGNGGFLKRRNPNATRILVTHQVHFLKQADWVVVMKEGRVEAQGTPQELQQRGIELEHLEPSSECMDGDASTHPASNRTISHTSTASTVTVDSVTLEEFNAGDGDEQEAAKNKFEASSQGTVPGSVFLQYASSAGSWLIFVGLVLLFAITQLIVSVADWWLSYWTGLEETAGSGRPIAPDRNQTEQQQTGDPTSHQLSRDMCVLVHATLVGTIFFVAILRAFGFYKACARASQSIHDAVFSGFIGARMRFFETNASGRILNRFSKDMGAMDDMLPKSILDATQTLLMFAGAMLVVVFVQPFFMVPIMLLFVVLLFARRVYLRTSQNTRRLEGITRSPIFTHIAATLTGLPTIRAYGVQELLIREFDTHQNVNTGAYFMFHSGRIAFGLFLDSIFFLFLAIVTFSYLMLDEDAVGARVGLAITQIGSIGSQLQFGIRQSAEMFNHLIAVERLLEYRELPAERSQTVAPLPVVPVPADWPQHGRIEFRNVSFRYAEHDVAVLHRLSFAVAAQEKVGIVGRTGAGKSSLIAALFRMALVEGDILIDGTDTAHVPLEQLRSHISIIPQDPVLFSGTLRRNLDPFESYPDAALWRALELVELRELASESSAGLGLQAYVAAGGQNFSVGQRQLLCLARAILRGNRILVLDEATANVDPDTDRLIQRTIREQFAQCTVLTIAHRLNTIMDYDRVLVMSDGTAVEFGRPAELLAREDGAFRSIVLATGRDEADSLMKMVHNLEQGAAGGIMKQ; the protein is encoded by the exons ATGGTGGCGGTGCGGGCCATCATCGTCCTGTGCGACAACCAGTACGGCATCATCTCGGTGCTGACCGGGGTGAAGGCGAAGATTGCTGTCTGCAGCGTGGTGTACCGGAAGTCGCTGCGGCTGGCGCGCAACGCGCTCGGCGACACCTCGCCCGGGAAGATGGTGAACCTGATGTCGAACGATGTGAACCGGTTCGATATCGCGTCCTACCTGGTCTGCTTCATGTGGACGTCCCCGCTGGTGATGCTGCTCGCCTCCGTGCTGCTCTGGTACGAGATCGGTTGGTCCGGTGTGGCCGGGCTGGTGGCGATCGTCATCATTACGCCGATACAGT CATACACTGGCACGCTGACGTCACGGTACCGTTTGCGCACCGCACTCAAGACGGACGAGCGCATCCGGCTGATGGACGAAATCATTGCCGGCATCGCCGTCATCAAGCTGTACGCCTGGGAGCGACCGTTCGCGAAGCTCATCTCCCAGGCACGGCGCAACGAGATGCGGGAGGTGCTGAAGAGCGGCTACCTGCGGGCACTGTACATGTCCTTCCAGCTGTTCACCACCCGGGCCGCCATACTGGGCGTGATGCTGGCGTTCATAGCGCTCGACGAGGACATTACCGCGGCGAAGGTGTTCGTCGCCGCCAGCTACCTGTCCAACGTGTCCTACACGATGGCGGGCCTGTTCGGCCGGGGCATTGCCGAGCTGGGGGAAGGGCTGGTGGCGACCCGGCGGCTGCAGCGCTTTCTCGAGTACGATGAGGTGCAGGCGCCTGCACAAGCGAACCAAGCCACTGGAAAGGAGAAGGAAAATGGCACCGTGAGTGAGGCGCGCCGTTTGCTGAACGAACCAACGGACGGGCCGCTGCCGGACGGGGTGGCCATCCAGCTGCGTGCGCTGACCGCCCGCTGGACCCTGCCGGGTGAGGTGGACAGCGAGCGGGTGAAGGTCGTGCCGCCGGCGACCCTGTCCGAGCTGAGCGTTCAGTTTAGGCGGGGCAGCTTGATCGGCATCGTCGGGCCGGTCGGTTCGGGCAAGAGCTCCGTGCTGCAGGTGCTGCTGCGGGAGCTACCGGTCGAGAGTGGCCGTTTGCAGCTGGCCCGCGGCTGCTCGATCGCTTACGCCAGTCAGGAACCATGGCTGTTTACCGGCAGTTTGCGGCAGAACGTTCTGTTCGGTGAACAGCTCGACCAGTACCGCTATCGGCAGGTGCTGAAGGTTTGCGCCCTGCAGCCGGATCTGGCCCATCTGCCGGCGGGTGATATGACCGTGATTGGCGAGCGAGGCGTTTCGCTGTCCGGTGGCCAGAAGGCACGCATCTG CTTGGCCCGGGCCGTCTACCGGCAGGCGGACGTGTATCTGCTGGACGACCCGCTCAGTGCGGTGGATGCGCACGTCGCCAAACACCTGTTCGAGCTGTGCATCGGCAACGGGGGCTTCCTGAAGCGGCGCAACCCGAACGCAACGCGCATACTGGTGACGCATCAGGTTCACTTTCTGAAGCAGGCGGACTGGGTCGTTGTCATGAAGGAG GGACGGGTAGAGGCGCAAGGCACACCGCAGGAGCTGCAGCAGCGTGGCATCGAGCTGGAACATCTGGAGCCGTCGTCCGAATGCATGGACGGGGACGCGTCCACGCATCCCGCTAGCAATCGCACGATTTCACACACCTCCACCGCGTCCACCGTGACGGTGGACAGTGTAACGCTCGAGGAGTTCAATGCCGGCGACGGGGACGAGCAGGAAGCGGCCAAGAACAAGTTCGAAGCGTCCTCGCAAGGAACCGTCCCGGGCTCGGTGTTTCTGCAGTACGCGTCCAGTGCCGGCAGCTGGCTGATCTTTGTCGGACTGGTGCTCCTGTTCGCCATCACGCAGCTGATCGTGAGCGTGGCCGACTGGTGGCTGTCCTACTGGACCGGGCTGGAGGAAACTGCCGGCTCAGGGCGACCCATTGCGCCCGATCGCAATCaaaccgagcagcagcagaccgGCGATCCCACCAGCCACCAACTCAGCAGAGATATGTGCGTTCTCGTGCATGCCACACTGGTGGGCACCATCTTTTTCGTGGCCATACTGCGTGCCTTTGGGTTTTACAAGGCGTGCGCCCGTGCCTCACAGTCCATCCACGATGCCGTGTTTTCGGGGTTCATCGGCGCCCGGATGCGCTTCTTCGAGACGAACGCGTCCGGCCGCATCCTGAACCGCTTCTCCAAGGATATGGGCGCGATGGACGACATGCTGCCCAAGTCGATACTGGACGCCACGCAAACACTGCTCATGTTTGCCGGCGccatgctggtggtggtgtttgtgcAACCGTTCTTCATGGTACCGATCATGCTGCTGTTCGTGGTGCTACTGTTTGCGCGCCGAGTGTACCTGCGCACGTCACAAAACACGCGCCGGCTCGAGGGAATAA CCAGATCGCCCATCTTCACGCACATTGCGGCCACCCTGACCGGGCTGCCGACGATACGGGCCTACGGCGTGCAGGAGCTACTCATCCGCGAGTTCGACACGCACCAGAACGTGAACACCGGCGCGTACTTTATGTTTCACTCGGGGCGCATCGCGTTTGGCCTCTTTCTCGACAGCATCTTCTTTCTGTTTCTCGCGATCGTCACGTTCAGCTACCTGATGCTGGATGAGGATGCGGTCGGTGCGCGCGTCGGCCTCGCCATCACGCAGATCGGTAGCATCGGCAGCCAGCTCCAGTTCGGCATCCGGCAGAGCGCGGAAATGTTTAACCATCTGATCGCGGTCGAGCGGCTGCTCGAGTACCGGGAGCTGCCGGCCGAACGGTCCCAAACCGTAGCCCCGCTGCCGGTCGTTCCGGTGCCAGCCGATTGGCCGCAGCACGGGCGGATCGAGTTCCGAAACGTTAGCTTCCGCTATGCCGAGCACGATGTGGCCGTGCTGCACCGGCTTAGCTTTGCGGTTGCCGCCCAGGAAAAGGTGGGCATCGTGGGCAGGACGGGCGCGGGCAAGTCCTCCCTCATTGCCGCCCTGTTCCGGATGGCGTTGGTCGAGGGTGACATACTGATCGATGGCACCGACACGGCGCACGTCCCGCTGGAGCAGCTCCGCTCGCACATCTCCATCATACCGCAGGATCCGGTCCTGTTCTCCGGCACGTTGCGCCGCAATCTCGATCCGTTCGAGAGCTACCCGGACGCGGCGCTGTGGCGGGCGCTCGAGCTGGTGGAGCTGCGCGAGCTGGCGAGCGAATCGTCGGCCGGGCTGGGACTGCAGGCGTACGTGGCGGCGGGCGGGCAAAACTTTAGCGTCGGCCAGCGGCAGCTGCTCTGTCTGGCGCGTGCGATCCTGCGCGGCAATCGGATACTGGTGCTGGACGAGGCGACCGCCAACGTGGACCCCGATACGGACCGGCTGATACAGCGCACGATCCGGGAGCAGTTCGCCCAGTGCACGGTGCTGACGATCGCGCACCGGCTCAACACGATCATGGACTACGACCGGGTGCTGGTGATGAGCGACGGTACGGCGGTCGAGTTTGGGCGGCCGGCCGAGCTGCTGGCAAGGGAGGATGGTGCGTTCCGCAGCATCGTGCTGGCCACTGGGCGGGACGAGGCGGACAGTCTCATGAAGATGGTGCACAATCTCGAGCAGGGCGCAGCGGGGGGAATAATGAAGCAGTGA
- the LOC120948750 gene encoding protein Mpv17 translates to MSLSTLYKRALVRYPVLVQSVQSGLLMGAGDVIAQGFIERKDWQSFDGMRAFKFFGIGFCVGGPGLRKWYGVLDRHIGTKGGSKAVTTLKKVALDQIVFAPIFLGTLIGTIGLLQGHNLAEIRHKLRHEYGDILLTNYYIWPWVQLANFYLVPLNYQVLLVQSVAVFWNTYLSWKTNLGEGGPGKPGTVKSIAHEPLPAAGEESVVS, encoded by the exons atgtcgCTTTCCACCCTGTACAAACGGGCCCTCGTGCGCTATCCCGTGCTGGTGCAGTCCGTCCAATCGGGGCTACTGATGGGGGCGGGCGACGTGATTGCGCAAGGATTCATCGAGCGAAAGGATTGGCAGTCGTTCGACGGTATGCGTGCCTTCAAGTTCTTCGGCATCGGATTTTGTGTCGGT GGTCCGGGACTGCGGAAATGGTACGGCGTGCTGGACCGGCACATTGGCACCAAGGGTGGCAGCAAGGCGGTCACGACACTGAAGAAGGTTGCCCTCGACCAGATCGTCTTTGCGCCCATCTTTCTCGGCACACTGATCGGCACGATCGGGCTGCTGCAGGGGCACAATCTGGCCGAGATCCGGCACAAGCTGCGCCACGAGTACGGCGACATACTGCTGACGAACTACTACATCTGGCCGTGGGTGCAGCTGGCCAACTTCTATCTCGTCCCGCTCAACTACcaggtgctgctggtgcagtcGGTCGCGGTGTTCTGGAACACGTACCTGTCCTGGAAGACGAACCTGGGCGAAGGCGGACCGGGTAAGCCCGGCACGGTGAAATCGATCGCCCACGAGCCACTGCCGGCCGCCGGGGAGGAAAGTGTGGTATCGTAA